In Fusobacterium simiae, the sequence CCTGTTTCATCAAAACTAACAAATTGTGATTCTTTTAAAATAATAGAATTATCCTTCCAAAATGCTTCTTTTCCAGTTAATACTAAAGGGAATTTACTTTTATCTTTTGGTTTTTCAAAGCCTATAATATTTTTTGCCTTACCATCAGAGTCGACTTCATCAACATAGATACTATATTCATCTAAATTGTCTATAAAAGTTTTTTCTTTTAATTGAAAAGTTGGATTTTCATAAGCAATTTTAGCTCCTACATATTTCAACTTTATAAAAGAACGAGGTATTATACTCTCTTGTAAAAAAATTATAAAAAGTGCTGCACCTATTGCTATTCCTAATATTGGTTTTAAAATATCTCTGATAGACATTCCTGCTGATACCATAGCTACTGACTCACTATTTCTACTAAATTTTGTAAAACATATCATTATACCTAAAAACATCCCTATTGGAATTGTTTGAGTGAGTATAGGTGGAATATAAAAAGAAAGTAATCTTAAAACATCAAAAACTGAAATTCCTTTTACTATTATATGTTCCATCATTGTCACTACTATATCCAATAGAAAAATAAAAGTAAATACAAAGACTGCCAATATAATTGGTCCTTTTAACTCATCTAATATATATTTATTTATTATTTTCATAACTCACCTTATAACATTGTATTAATATTTTTTTCAATAATTTTTCTTGTGGCATTTTTATTAAAATCTTCCACAAGTATATCAGGAATATAGCTTTCAAAAGTTGGAATAATTTCATAAAATATACTTATTGCAGAACTTCCTTGTGAATATTTTTCTAACGAAGGTGCTAATTTCGTACTATAAGTATAAACTAATATTATAACCAGTGAAACTATTAATGCTTTTACAAAACCTGCTATTCCTCCCATCATTTTATTAAAAAATCCTTTTTTTAATCCCCTAAATGCTTTTTTTACAAATACTAATATCATAGACACAATTAAATAAACTGTTATAAAAGTTACTATATAAGTTATTACATAGTTATTTTCAAAAGAAGCATCAGATCTTTTTAAGAATTTTAAAACAACTGGTGTATATATTTTTGTTATAAGTAAATTTATAGCAAAACCAAATACAGTTATTATTTCTATAAAAATTCCATTTCTTATCCCACTAAATATTCCCAGTATAAAAATTATTAAAATTAAAATATCTAAATACATTATTTTCCTCCTAGTTTATCTTTCTTCTACCTTAACCCATAAGGCTTTTAAATATAGTGTTTCAGGGATATGCAATATCCAAGGATGATCTTCTGGTTGATAATTTATTCCCACAACACTTAAAAGTTTATTATTTTTTGAAGCAGACATTCTTGTTACCTCAATCAAATCTTGTAAACTTATATGATAAGCACAAGTTATAACTCCTAAAATTCCACCATTTTCTAAAAGTTTAAAACTTTTATCACATAAATCAAGAAAAAAATCTCTTCCTTTGTATATTTCAGTTTTCTTTTTTATAAGTGAAGGAGGATCAAGAGTTATAATATCAAATTTTTTATTTCTTGTTGCTAAACTATTTAGCATAAGAAAAGCATCTCCCTCTATTGTGGAAAAATCTGCTGTAAATTCATTTAATTTATAATTTTCATAGCATAATTCAAGTGCATGGCTATCTTTATCAATAGCAATAACTTCTTTAGCTCCATTTTTTAATGCAAACATAGAAAAGCCACCACTGCTTGAAAAAACATCTAAAAATCTTGTTTGATTATTAATGTATTTTGCTATAAATTTTCTTGAATCTCTCTGATCTAAAAAGAAACCTGTTTTTTGACCATCAACTATATCTATACTATATTTGACTCCATTATCTACCATAATAGTTCTTTCAGGAATTTCTCCAAAAATTATACCAGTTTTTGTTTCTACTCCTTCAATAACTCTGTTTTCAACATCACTTCTTTCATAAATTCCTTTTGGTTTTAAATATTTTTTTACAGCTTCTATAATATCCTGTCTAAAAATTTCTACACCAGAATTTCTAAATTGAATAGAAACATATTTATCAAATTTATCTATTATTAATCCTGGTATAAAATCCGCTTCAGAATAAAAAGCTCTCACACTATTTGTTTCATCTAATAAATGTTTTCTTTTTTCATAAGCATTTTTAATTCTTTCAAATATAAATTTTCTATCAATTTTTTCATCTCTTGTTGTTAAAATTCTTACAAAAGCTGATGTTCCCTCTGTAACATAACCTCTTGCTAAAAATTTCATATCATTTGTGATTACATCAACTATATCTCCTGTTTTAACATTTCCTATTATATTTTTTATTTCATCTTTATAGACATTAGGATAAAAATTTAAAATCTTTTGCTCTTTTTCTTTTTTTATAATAATTTTTGACATTCTAAACCCCTAAATATTTTCATAATTATTTATTATATCACAATTTTTATAAAATATATCAAGAAAATTAAAAGAAAGAGTTATAATAAAATCTTTTTAAAATTAATCTTTACAGTGATAAGATTTTGTTATGCAATCTTAGCAATGTTAAGATTGACTAAAAGGAGTATTTTTATGAAAAACAATTATCATCATGGAAATTTAAAAGAAGAATTAATAAAAAAAGGTATAGAACTTATAAATGAAGTAGGTGAAAAAAATCTATCATTAAGAAAACTTGCCATAATATGTGATGTTAGTAATTCAGCTCCATATACACATTTTAAAAATAAAGATGAATTACTAAAAGAAATGAGTCTTTATATTTTTAATTTACTGAAATTAGAATTAGAAAATACAAGAAAAAAATATAAAAATAAAGAAAATCTTCTAGAAATGTTGGGCAAAACTTATGTTATCTTTTTTCTTAAAAATATAAAATACTATTATTTTATTTCTTCAAGAAAAGATGTTGAGATAGATTTATCTTTAAAAATTAATGAGAATAATCTAACTGCATTAGACATATTAAAAGAAGAGGCTATCAATAAATTTTCAAAATATAATATTCCAGATGAGGATATACAAAATAAAATTCTGGCTATGTGGTCTTTGGTTACAGGCTTAGTAGCTATAATAAATATGACAAGCAAAAATTATGTTGAAAATTGGGAAAACAAAATTGATGAAATTATAAAAGCAAGCTTTATTACTTATTATAAGGAAAATTAATATGGAAATAATTATACATGACTTAATTGAAGAAAAAGTGAAAAATATATATAAAATTACTAATAACAGTTTTATAATTAGCAATGATAAAAAAATTAAAAATTGTATGGGTTGTTTTTCTTGTTGGACTAAAAATCCAGGTGAATGTAGAATAAAAGATGGCTATGAAAACTTAGCTAAATTATATTCAAAAGCTAATAAAATAATAATTATAAGTAAATGTTGTTATGGTTCATATAGTCCTTTTGTAAAAAATGTATTGGACAGAAGTATTCCATACTTACTTCCATTCTTTAAAATTAAAAATAAAGAAATGCATCATACAATAAGGTATAAAAAAAGTTTTTCTTTTGAAGTTTATTTTTATGGAGAAAATATAACTGATGAAGAAAAAGATATTGCCAAAAATATGGTAAAAGCTAATTGTATTAATCTAAATGTTATAGACTTTAATGTTTCTTTTTTAGAAAATATTAATTAAATGGAGAATACTATGGAAATTACAATTATA encodes:
- a CDS encoding CvpA family protein; this encodes MYLDILILIIFILGIFSGIRNGIFIEIITVFGFAINLLITKIYTPVVLKFLKRSDASFENNYVITYIVTFITVYLIVSMILVFVKKAFRGLKKGFFNKMMGGIAGFVKALIVSLVIILVYTYSTKLAPSLEKYSQGSSAISIFYEIIPTFESYIPDILVEDFNKNATRKIIEKNINTML
- a CDS encoding class I SAM-dependent rRNA methyltransferase, with the protein product MSKIIIKKEKEQKILNFYPNVYKDEIKNIIGNVKTGDIVDVITNDMKFLARGYVTEGTSAFVRILTTRDEKIDRKFIFERIKNAYEKRKHLLDETNSVRAFYSEADFIPGLIIDKFDKYVSIQFRNSGVEIFRQDIIEAVKKYLKPKGIYERSDVENRVIEGVETKTGIIFGEIPERTIMVDNGVKYSIDIVDGQKTGFFLDQRDSRKFIAKYINNQTRFLDVFSSSGGFSMFALKNGAKEVIAIDKDSHALELCYENYKLNEFTADFSTIEGDAFLMLNSLATRNKKFDIITLDPPSLIKKKTEIYKGRDFFLDLCDKSFKLLENGGILGVITCAYHISLQDLIEVTRMSASKNNKLLSVVGINYQPEDHPWILHIPETLYLKALWVKVEER
- a CDS encoding TetR/AcrR family transcriptional regulator, whose protein sequence is MKNNYHHGNLKEELIKKGIELINEVGEKNLSLRKLAIICDVSNSAPYTHFKNKDELLKEMSLYIFNLLKLELENTRKKYKNKENLLEMLGKTYVIFFLKNIKYYYFISSRKDVEIDLSLKINENNLTALDILKEEAINKFSKYNIPDEDIQNKILAMWSLVTGLVAIINMTSKNYVENWENKIDEIIKASFITYYKEN
- a CDS encoding flavodoxin family protein; the encoded protein is MEIIIHDLIEEKVKNIYKITNNSFIISNDKKIKNCMGCFSCWTKNPGECRIKDGYENLAKLYSKANKIIIISKCCYGSYSPFVKNVLDRSIPYLLPFFKIKNKEMHHTIRYKKSFSFEVYFYGENITDEEKDIAKNMVKANCINLNVIDFNVSFLENIN
- a CDS encoding LptF/LptG family permease, with the protein product MKIINKYILDELKGPIILAVFVFTFIFLLDIVVTMMEHIIVKGISVFDVLRLLSFYIPPILTQTIPIGMFLGIMICFTKFSRNSESVAMVSAGMSIRDILKPILGIAIGAALFIIFLQESIIPRSFIKLKYVGAKIAYENPTFQLKEKTFIDNLDEYSIYVDEVDSDGKAKNIIGFEKPKDKSKFPLVLTGKEAFWKDNSIILKESQFVSFDETGKENLIGTFDEKRIVLTAYFQDLNLRIKDVEALSVTDLIKGLKKVEATEVVKYKIEIFRKLALVFSTIPLAVIGFSLSLGHHRISKKYSFILAMIIVFAYIILLNVGIVVATAGRLNPFIATWTPNILLYLLGYKLYRAKEVRGI